The region GCGCGGATCGCGTTCGCCATCTGTAATTCTTTGGCCATCGGGGGCAGCTCCGGGGGTGGGATCAGGGGAAACCCGAAATTTTACCCGGCGGGCATGGCCGGTCCTTTTGCACGGGCCGGCGCACCGTCATCGTCTACAGTCGCAGGCATGCAGGGACTCCACCTGACCGCCGATCTCTACCAGTGCCGCTGCGAGCCCGCGTGGCTCACCGACGCGCGCATCCTGGGCGACTGGTGCGTCGAAGCCGTGCAGGCCGTGGGTCTGCAGCCGGTCAACCAGCTGTTCCATACCTTTCCAGGCACCGACGGGGCGCCGGGCGGCGTCACCGCCACGGTGCTGCTCGCCGAATCGCATGTGTGCCTGCACACCTGGCCGGAGAAAAAAGCCGTGACGGTCGATGTCTACGTGTGCAATTTCGGCGGCGACCATTCCGCCAAGGCGCGCGGGCTGATGTTCGCGCTCGTCAACCGCTTCCAGCCGAAGTGGACCGAGCAGCGCTCGCTGGACCGCGGGGGCGAGGACGAATGAGGCACGACGCATGAGCGGCGCACGCGCGATGATCCTGGCGGCCGGTCGCGGCGAGCGCATGCGCCCACTGACGGACGACTGCCCCAAGCCCTTGCTGCGGGTGCGCGGCAAGCCGCTCATCCAGTACCACACCGAGGCGCTCGCCCGCGCGGGTTTCGACGAAGCCGTGATCAACACGGCCTGGCTCGGCGACCAGATCGAGGAGCACTACGCGCACCTGGGTGGCGGCCAGCCGCACATCGTGTTTTCGCACGAGGGCCGTGACTTCGGCGGCGCGCTGGAGACGGCCGGCGGCATCGCGCGCGCGCTGCCGCTGCTGGCCGACGCGTTCTGGCTCGTGGGCGGCGACGTGCACGTGCCGCAGTTCGAGTTTTCCCTCCCGGCGCTCGAGCATTTCGCGGCGGGCCCCATGCTCGCGCACATCGTGCTCGTGCCCAATCCACCGCACAACGAGAAGGGCGACTTCGCCCTGCTGCCCGACGGCATCGCACAGCGGGACGGCTCGCCGCGCTACACCTACTCGACCATCGGGATGTACCGCCGTGCGTTCTTCGACGCCCTGCCCGCGGGAAATCCCGCAGGCATCAAAGCCCCCATGTTGCCGCTGATGTTGGCGGCGATGGACAATCGGCGACTCACCGCCGAGATCTACACGGGTCCATGGACCGACGTGGGGACCCCGGCCCGTTTGGCACAACTGAACGCAACATGAACCACTCCACCTACGCTGACCGGCGCGCGCGCGCCGCCGCCCAACTCGGCAAGGACGGCATCGCCGTCATTCCCACCGCGCCCGAGCGCCCGCGCAACCGCGACAGCGATTTCATCTACAGGCACGACAGCTACTTCTACTACCTCACGGGCTTCACCGAGCCGAACGCGTGCCTCGTCCTCACGGGCGACGGCAAGAGCACGCTGTTCTGCGCGCCCAAGGACCTGGAGCGCGAGATCTGGGACGGCTTCCGACTCGGCCCCGAGGCCGCGCCCGCGGCGCTGGGCGTGAACGCGGCGTTCTCGATCGAGGAGCTCGACGCGCGGATGCCCAAGCTGCTGGAAAACCGCGACGCCGTCTGGTATCCGTTCGCGATCCACGAAGGCCTGGAGGCGCGCGTGGGCGGCTGGCTGAACCAGGTGCGCGCGCGCGTGCGCTACGGCGCGCTGTGCCCCGAGCAGCAGCGGGACCTGTGCGCCATCCTCGACGAGATGCGCCTGGTGAAGGACGCGCACGAGCAGGACGTGATGCGCCGCGCCGCGCAGATCAGCGCCCGCGGCCATGTGCGTGCGATGAAGATGTCCGCGCGCATGCTGCGCGAGGGCAAGGACGTCCGCGAATTCCATCTCGACGCCGAGCTGCTGCACGAGTTCCGCCTCGGCGGCTCGCAGTACTCGGCCTACGGCGCGATCGTGGCCGCGGGCGCCAATGCCTGCGTGCTGCACTATCGCGCCGATGCGGCGCCGGTGCGCGACGGCGAACTGGTGCTCATCGACGCCGGGTGCGAGCTCGACGGCTATGCCAGCGACATCACGCGCACCTTCCCCGCCAACGGCAAGTTCACGGGCCCGCAGCGCACGCTGTACGACCTCGTGCTCGCGTCGCAGCAGGCCGCCATCGACGCCACGAAACCGGGCGCGCGATTCACCGATCCGCACGAAGCCACCGTGAAGGTGTTGTCGCAGGGCATGCTCGACGTCGGCTTGCTGGACAGGAACAAGGTCGGCGGCGTGGACGACGTGATCGAGAAGCGCGCGTACTTCCAGTTCTACATGCACCGCACCGGCCACTGGCTGGGCATGGACGTGCACGACTGCGGCAGCTACGTCGAACCGTCGCAGGTCGGCGAGGTGAGCGAGCGCAAGGATCCGCTCTCGGGCGAGCTGATCAAGAACCGCCCGAGCCGCGTGCTCAAGCCCGGCATGGTCCTCACGATCGAGCCCGGCATCTATGTGCGGCCGGGCGACGGCGTGCCCGAGCAGTTCCACAACATCGGCATCCGGATCGAGGACGACGCCATCGTCACGCCGCAAGGCTGCGAACTGATCTCCCGCGGCGTCCCCGTGAAGGCGGACGAAATCGAAGCCTTGATGCGCGCCTGAAGCGCTGCCGACCGGCGGCAGGCAGGGCCGGATGGGCGGTCCTGCCTCTGGCGGGCGTGGGCAATGCCAGGGCATGCGTGTGCAAAAAGACACGGCGCCCCGGCCAATCGAGGCCGTTCCTCGTGACAATCGCTTGCATCCTGAGGAGAATTTAGACCTCATCCACTGATGGAGTGCTTGTGGAAGCTGGTCGATTGCGCTTAGCCCGGGGCTTTACCCTCGTCGAATTGATGATCGTCGTCTCGATCATCGGTGTGCTTGCAGCCGTGGCGATCCAGAACTACCGGGAGTACTCGCGCCGCGCCAGCCTGTCCGAAGTCGTGCTCGCCACCGCCGGCTGCAAGCAGGTCATCTCCGAGAACTACACCTTCCTGAGCGATGCGCCGGATCCCGGCAAGTGGGGCTGTGAATCCAGCGGCACGACACGCAAGTACGCCGGCGCGGTGCAGACCTCGGACAACGGCGTCATCCGCATCGCCATCCGCAACCTCGACGGCCTGGTCAACGGCCAGTACGTGTACATGGTGCCCGCCAAGACCGACGGCTCCCCGATGGTCACGCCCGACGACCTCGGCCGCAATGTGCCCTCGTGGATTTGCGGTTCCGACTGGCTGCCCGTGCGCAAGGCCATGCCGGCCAATTGCCGCACCGACACCACGACCTACAGCACGCAGACCTTCCAGTAGCGCACACGCGGCCGCGTCAGCGCTCGGAGAATCCCAGCGCCCGGTCCACCCAGCGCGGCCGCAAGGGCGCGTGCATCTGGACCTGCCCTGACGACACCGTCGCGATGAGGCGCGGCCCGCCGGCATGGGCGTCGCCCGCGTCGATCAGGAAGGCCATGTCGGCGAAGAACACGGCCTGGCGGAAATTGTCCATGCAGCGCACGTAACGCTCGAGCACCTTGTGCGTCGGCACGGCGTGGCCGCCCTCACGCATGCGCTGGTTCACGCGATGCAGGAGGTGGCGGGGCTCGTCCAGCGCGAGCGCATACAGCACCACGTCGAAGCCCAGCGCGCGCGCCTGCGCGATGAGCGCGACACGCGAAGGATGGGAGAACGCCGTCTCCATCACGAAGGACTGCCCGAGCCGCAGCAGCGATTGCGCCTGCTCGTCGGCCCAGTTGCGCGCGGCGCGCGCCCGGCGTGCGGGATCGCCTTTCAACTCCGCGGCGTGGGCCTGCGCGTTGACGAATGGAAAGACCGGGTACCGGGGGCCGACAAGAAATTGATACAGCGTAGACTTGCCCGCGCCGTTCGGTCCGGCGATCAGGTGGAGAGAAGGCATGCGCGGTCAGGCGGCCTTGCGTGACTTCGAGCGCGTGCCCCGGGTCTTGTTCGCAGCCACCGCATCTTCGGCGCGCGCCGACAGCGCACCCGACTTGGCGAGCGCCAGCACATGGGCCTGCAGGTCCTCGAGTTCCATCGACACCTTAGGGGCGGCGGGCGGCGTCACGTGGTAGGTGGCGCGCTCCTGCCTGGCAATGAGTGCGTGGCTGTCGCTGGTGGTGAGGCCGGCAGCTTCCAGCGCCTTGCCGAGCGTGGCCCAGTATTCGATCTGGCTCGCGACGGAACGGCGCATCGTGTGCGCGGCTTCACGCGCCTGGCCGACGATGCCTGCCGACAATTTGACCGAGATGAAGGCGGGTGGTGAGTCCGACATCGGGTTCTCCCTTTTTTTATGACCCATTTTGCGCCATGGAGCGCCAGCAGTCAACGTACACGCCCCGCGCCCAGGTGTCCGAGCGTGAAGGCTTCCTCGAAGATCGAATAACCTGCCCAATCCGCGTGGGCGAATGATAGCCGCGCCGTGGCGGCGTCCGCGGCGCCCGGCAAGCCGAGGGTTCCCGGGCGCGGGATCGCCATCGCGTGACCGTATCGCGCGACCTCCGCGCGTGTCGCCTTGTCCCGCAGATCGGGATGCGGACCCGAGAGTTCATCCACGACTTCGCCCAGCCAGCCGCGCCAGTCGCGCGCGAGCATCGCGGCTCGCGCGGCTTCGCCCGGGGCCCGGTAGCAACTGAGCACCGTGGGGCCTGGGCGCGGGTCCAGGCTCTGGTGCCGTGCATCGACATAGCCGAGCCCTGGCGCGCCGTACAGCACGTTGTCCCAGGCGGGCGCGGCGCCGCCGCGGTCGCGCAGCGGCTCGCGCAGGTGGACGTTCACAACGGCCCAAGGCGCGTAGCGTGTGTGGCCCGCGCGCAGTCGCAGGGCGGGCGGCGCCTGCTCCACCACGCGCGCCGCCACGAAGGCGGGCAGGGCGACGATGCAATGCCGCGCCTGCCAGCGCTCCACGGCTCGCGTGGCGGCGTTCCACGCGTCGATCTCGACGCCCGCGCGCTGCTCGGCGATGCGAAGCACCACGCGGCCCGTGCGTACGCGATCGCCCAGCGGCGCGGCCAGCGCCCGGGTGAGCCATGCGTTGCCCTCGGGCCAGGTCAGCACCGCGTCGCGCTCGGCGCCCTCCGCGCCCGGCGGCTGGAACCCGTGGCGGCTCGCGAAGTAATGGATGCCGGCCCATGCGGAGACTTCCGCGGCGCCCGCGCCGTAGTCGTCACGGCAGCAATAGTCCAGGTACCACCGCAGGTGCGCATCGTCGAGGCCTTCGGCCGCGAGCCACCGCGCGAAGCTCAGCGCGTCCAGGGCGCGATGCGCGGCCGGTGCGTTGCGCGGCGCGGGAATCGTGAAACGGTCGGCACGCCGCAGCGACTCCACGCGGCTCGCGAAGCGCGCGTACTGCGACAACGTCGTGGCTCCCACGCCCAGCACGGGCAGCAGCCCCTCCTGCCATTGGCCGTCGATGTAGAGCCGTTCCTGGGGGGCGTGGCACAGGTGCCGCTCGTCGTAGGTCCATCGCCCCGCCACGCGCCGCCGCAGGCCGAGCTCCTCGAGCAGGGCCTGCACTTCGCGCGCGTCGTCGCCGGGTACCGGCAGGTAGTGCGCGCCCCACGGGCACGCGATGCCCGAGACCTCGCCGCCCCGGCTGTTGCCGCCCGCCGTGTCTTCCAGTTCGAGCAGGGCGAAATCCTCGATGCCGCGCGCGCGCAAGGCGCGAGCCGCCGCCAGGCCCGCCACGCCGCCGCCCGCGATGAGGACGTGAACCTTCCCGCCGGCAACCGGGGCGCCGCCCGGGCGCGGGGCGCGCAAGAGGTGTCCCCGCTCCGCGCTCGCGCCCATTAACGCGCCCGTCACCCCGGGTGGTGGCGCGCAGCCCGCCCAGGGCAAGGCGGCGCCCGCGAGCAGCATCCGGCGCGTCACGCCGCACGCCCGGTCCGTCACTGCTGCACCTTGCCCCATTCCCGTTCGTAGGTGGTCACCAGCACCTGGTTGGACAGCCGGTTCACTTCGGCCGGCACACGGGCCATGTCCCGGGGAAAGTCGAAGAGGGGCGCAAGGCTCTCCGTCGTGAGGAAGCGCAGCCCGGGAGGCAACTGCTGCGGCAGGCGATAGGGCCGGCGGCTGGCGATCACGTAGCCCCACTCGCCGAAGCTCGGCACATGCGCGTGGTACGCCGCGGCCTGCAGGCCCACCGACTCGATGGTGGTCACCACCGTCCAGAAGCTCTGGCGCGCGACCAGCGGCGACGTGGTCTGGATGACCGCGTACCCGCTCGCGGCGAGCCGCTGCTCCATCGCGGCGTAGAACGAGCTGGTGTAGAGCTTGCCGATGGAAAAGTTCGTCGGGTCGGGGAAGTCCACGATGATGACGTCGAACATCTCGTCCGTCTGCTGCAGCCACTGGAACGCGTCGGTGTTCACGATCCTGAGCTTCGGCGACGCGAGCGATCCGCCGTTCAGGCGCGACAGCGTGTCGTGCGTCGAGAAGAGGCGCGTCATGTTCGGGTCGAGCTCCACCAGCGTGACGCTCTCGACACCGGGGTAGCGCAGCACCTCGCGCACCGCCATGCCGTCTCCGCCGCCCAGCACGGCGACCTTGCGCGGCGCGCCGTGCCCGGACATCGCGGGGTGCACGAGCGCCTCGTGGTAGCGGTACTCGTCGCGCTCGGCGAACTGCAGGTTGCCGTTCAGGAACAGCCGATGCCCGGCGCGGCCGTGCGTGACGACGATGCGCTGGTAGGGCGAGGTCGCGGCGAAGACGACGGGGTCCTGGTAGAACTTGTCTTCGGCGAGCGTGGTGATCCTCTGCGCGCCGGCGAGCGCGGCGCCGAGCGTGCCCAGCGTGAGCACGCACGCGATCGCATGCGCGGCGACACGGCGCAACTCGTGGCGGAACATCCACAGCGCCCACAGCGCCACGGCGGCGTTCATCAACCCGAAAAGCAGGCCGGTGCGCACCAGCCCGAGCTGGGGTACGAGCACCAGGGGAAATGCCACGGAGACCGCCAGCGCACCGAGGTAGTCGAAGGTGAGGACCTGCGACACGAGGTCCTTCAGCGCGACGTTGCGCCTGAGCATGCGCATCACCAGCGGAATCTCCAGGCCGACCAGCACGCCGACGGACAGCACGAGCGCGTAGAGCAGCACGCGGAACGCACCCGGCAGCCAGGCATTGGCCAGGAACAGGATCGCGGGCATGCCGCCGCCGACCAGCGCGACCAGCAATTCGATGCGCAGGAAGTGCGCCGGCAACTGGCGCTCGAAAAACCGCGACAGCCAGGACCCCACGCCCATCGCGAACAGGTAGGCGCCGATCACGGTGGAGAACTGCAGCACCGAATCGCCCAGCACGTACGAGGCGAGCGCCCCCGCCGCCAGTTCGTAGACCAGCCCGCACGCGGCGACCACGAAGACGGAGGCGAGCAGCGCCACCTCGAGCGGGCGCGGCGAAGGCGCGGCCCGGACCGGCCGCGCGGGGTCCATCGCGCTCACACCTAGCCGTGCACCGCGGCCGCGACGATGATCGAGATGCCGAGCGACATCGCGCCCACCACGATGCCGAGGGCCACGTTCTGCTTCTCCACGATTTCTTCCCAGAGGTTGTAGGGCGTGATCTTGTCGATGATGACGAAGCTCAGCCAGAACACCACGACGCCGATCAGCGCGTAGAGGATGGAGCCGAAGACGGCTCCGGGTTTCAGCCACTCGATGCC is a window of Caenimonas aquaedulcis DNA encoding:
- the speD gene encoding adenosylmethionine decarboxylase; its protein translation is MQGLHLTADLYQCRCEPAWLTDARILGDWCVEAVQAVGLQPVNQLFHTFPGTDGAPGGVTATVLLAESHVCLHTWPEKKAVTVDVYVCNFGGDHSAKARGLMFALVNRFQPKWTEQRSLDRGGEDE
- a CDS encoding nucleotidyltransferase family protein, translated to MSGARAMILAAGRGERMRPLTDDCPKPLLRVRGKPLIQYHTEALARAGFDEAVINTAWLGDQIEEHYAHLGGGQPHIVFSHEGRDFGGALETAGGIARALPLLADAFWLVGGDVHVPQFEFSLPALEHFAAGPMLAHIVLVPNPPHNEKGDFALLPDGIAQRDGSPRYTYSTIGMYRRAFFDALPAGNPAGIKAPMLPLMLAAMDNRRLTAEIYTGPWTDVGTPARLAQLNAT
- a CDS encoding aminopeptidase P N-terminal domain-containing protein — encoded protein: MNHSTYADRRARAAAQLGKDGIAVIPTAPERPRNRDSDFIYRHDSYFYYLTGFTEPNACLVLTGDGKSTLFCAPKDLEREIWDGFRLGPEAAPAALGVNAAFSIEELDARMPKLLENRDAVWYPFAIHEGLEARVGGWLNQVRARVRYGALCPEQQRDLCAILDEMRLVKDAHEQDVMRRAAQISARGHVRAMKMSARMLREGKDVREFHLDAELLHEFRLGGSQYSAYGAIVAAGANACVLHYRADAAPVRDGELVLIDAGCELDGYASDITRTFPANGKFTGPQRTLYDLVLASQQAAIDATKPGARFTDPHEATVKVLSQGMLDVGLLDRNKVGGVDDVIEKRAYFQFYMHRTGHWLGMDVHDCGSYVEPSQVGEVSERKDPLSGELIKNRPSRVLKPGMVLTIEPGIYVRPGDGVPEQFHNIGIRIEDDAIVTPQGCELISRGVPVKADEIEALMRA
- a CDS encoding pilin, which produces MEAGRLRLARGFTLVELMIVVSIIGVLAAVAIQNYREYSRRASLSEVVLATAGCKQVISENYTFLSDAPDPGKWGCESSGTTRKYAGAVQTSDNGVIRIAIRNLDGLVNGQYVYMVPAKTDGSPMVTPDDLGRNVPSWICGSDWLPVRKAMPANCRTDTTTYSTQTFQ
- a CDS encoding AAA family ATPase; the protein is MPSLHLIAGPNGAGKSTLYQFLVGPRYPVFPFVNAQAHAAELKGDPARRARAARNWADEQAQSLLRLGQSFVMETAFSHPSRVALIAQARALGFDVVLYALALDEPRHLLHRVNQRMREGGHAVPTHKVLERYVRCMDNFRQAVFFADMAFLIDAGDAHAGGPRLIATVSSGQVQMHAPLRPRWVDRALGFSER
- a CDS encoding TA system antitoxin ParD family protein; its protein translation is MSDSPPAFISVKLSAGIVGQAREAAHTMRRSVASQIEYWATLGKALEAAGLTTSDSHALIARQERATYHVTPPAAPKVSMELEDLQAHVLALAKSGALSARAEDAVAANKTRGTRSKSRKAA
- a CDS encoding FAD-dependent oxidoreductase, with protein sequence MGQGAAVTDRACGVTRRMLLAGAALPWAGCAPPPGVTGALMGASAERGHLLRAPRPGGAPVAGGKVHVLIAGGGVAGLAAARALRARGIEDFALLELEDTAGGNSRGGEVSGIACPWGAHYLPVPGDDAREVQALLEELGLRRRVAGRWTYDERHLCHAPQERLYIDGQWQEGLLPVLGVGATTLSQYARFASRVESLRRADRFTIPAPRNAPAAHRALDALSFARWLAAEGLDDAHLRWYLDYCCRDDYGAGAAEVSAWAGIHYFASRHGFQPPGAEGAERDAVLTWPEGNAWLTRALAAPLGDRVRTGRVVLRIAEQRAGVEIDAWNAATRAVERWQARHCIVALPAFVAARVVEQAPPALRLRAGHTRYAPWAVVNVHLREPLRDRGGAAPAWDNVLYGAPGLGYVDARHQSLDPRPGPTVLSCYRAPGEAARAAMLARDWRGWLGEVVDELSGPHPDLRDKATRAEVARYGHAMAIPRPGTLGLPGAADAATARLSFAHADWAGYSIFEEAFTLGHLGAGRVR
- a CDS encoding polyamine aminopropyltransferase, yielding MDPARPVRAAPSPRPLEVALLASVFVVAACGLVYELAAGALASYVLGDSVLQFSTVIGAYLFAMGVGSWLSRFFERQLPAHFLRIELLVALVGGGMPAILFLANAWLPGAFRVLLYALVLSVGVLVGLEIPLVMRMLRRNVALKDLVSQVLTFDYLGALAVSVAFPLVLVPQLGLVRTGLLFGLMNAAVALWALWMFRHELRRVAAHAIACVLTLGTLGAALAGAQRITTLAEDKFYQDPVVFAATSPYQRIVVTHGRAGHRLFLNGNLQFAERDEYRYHEALVHPAMSGHGAPRKVAVLGGGDGMAVREVLRYPGVESVTLVELDPNMTRLFSTHDTLSRLNGGSLASPKLRIVNTDAFQWLQQTDEMFDVIIVDFPDPTNFSIGKLYTSSFYAAMEQRLAASGYAVIQTTSPLVARQSFWTVVTTIESVGLQAAAYHAHVPSFGEWGYVIASRRPYRLPQQLPPGLRFLTTESLAPLFDFPRDMARVPAEVNRLSNQVLVTTYEREWGKVQQ
- a CDS encoding DUF350 domain-containing protein: MGIEWLKPGAVFGSILYALIGVVVFWLSFVIIDKITPYNLWEEIVEKQNVALGIVVGAMSLGISIIVAAAVHG